The Rhodoferax ferrireducens T118 DNA segment CACGGCCGCCCGGTTGGCTGCCATGCCACGCACCTGCTCCTGCAGGGAGAAGACCGTGATGCTCCAGGGGCTGCCGGGCAGCGGCTGGGTCTGGGCCAGGAACTTGCCGGCGACGGGAAACATGGAGACCATCTCCGGCCCCAGCTTGGGCAGGGACACCAGGCGGGCGCCGTGCTCCAGTGCCGTCATTTCCACCACGCCCAAGGGATTGAGGGCGCGGCGGTTGTATTGCTGGGTGCGGTCAAAGGCGCGGCGGGTGGCTTCGTCCAGGGGTGTCAGGGTGGTGAACTTCCAGTCCCGCACCGAGGCTAGGATGACCACGCCGTTCTCATCGGCGACCAGGACCGGCGCTTCCGCCGTGACCCAGGATTTTTCCAGTTGTTGCAGGCCCACCTTGACCACGGCCACGCCTACCGTGCCCTGGCCATTGGTCAAGGACGAGGCCAGGTAGTATCCGGGCTCGCCCCGGGTGGTGCCGATGCCAAAGATGCGCCCGCTGCCGGTCTCCATGGCCTGGCGAAAATAGGGACGAAAAGAGAGATCCTCCCCAAGAAAGCTGTCGGGCCGGCGCCAGTTGCTGGTGGCCAGGACTTTGCCCTTGCTGTCCAGCACGTAGATCGAGAGGGTGCCAGCCCGCTCGTTGAGCTGTTCCAGGTATTGGTTCACCTGCGCCGTCCGGGTCGGGTGGGGTGCGGCCAGCATTTGCAGCACGTCCCGCTCCAGACCCAGGGTGGTGGAAAAGTAGGCGTACTTGTCGATTTCCCGCTCCAGGCTGGTGGCGTACAGGTCCAACCGGTGGCGCCCGGTGACCTGCAACTCGGCCAGGCCCATGGCCAAGCTGAAGCGGAAGGCGAACAGGCTGGCTCCGGCGATGAGGGTCACAAAACCCAGAAACAGGCCAACGCGGCTGAGTAGCTTTGTTTGATGGGGTGACATAGTGGGACCCAGGACGTTCGGTTTTCCGAATTATGCCGGACGGTACAGCCATCCACCGCGACCGCCGACTAGGGCGGGGTCAGGCCACCGCAATGTCGATGTCTTGCGGCAATGGCAGCACTTCTTCGGACTCGGCCAATTCGTCACTCACCGGATCAATTGCGTTTTCCCACTTGGCGACCACAGCGGTGGCGATGGCATTGCCCAGAATGTTGGTCACGGTGCGGCCCATGTCAAGGAAGTGATCCACGCCCAGCACCAGCAGCAGACCAGCTTCCGGCAGACCAAACATGGGCAACACGGCGGCCACCACCACGAGGGAGGCACGGGGGACGCCAGCGATGCCCTTGGAGGAAACCATCAGCACCAGCAACATGGTGACTTGCTGGCCGAGGCTCATGGGGATGTTGTAGGCTTGCGAGATGAACAACGCAGCAAAAGTGGTGTACATCATCGAGCCATCAAGATTGAAGGAATAGCCCAGGGGCAGAACAAAACCGGTGACCCGGTCTTTGACGCCGAACTTCTCCAGCTGTTCCATCAGCTTGGGGTAGGCAGATTCACTGCTAGCGGTGGAGAAGCCAAGCAGCATGGGGCCACGGACCAGTTTAAGGAGACGGAACACGTCCTTGCCCAACACAAAATAGCCAGCACTGATCACCACCAACCACAAGGTCGCCAGGGCGAGGTAAAAGCTGCCCATGTACCGGCCGTACACCAGTAAGATGCCCAGTCCCTGTGTGGTGATGACGGCAGCCACGGCGGCAAAAACACCGATCGGGGCGAAACGCATCACGTAGTCTGTGACCTGCAACATCACATGAACCATTTCCTCAGTGGTCTTTAGCAGGCTCTTGGCATTGCGGTCCTGCAGCTTGCCCAGCGCCACGCCAAAGAACAGGGCAAAGATGAGAATCTGCAAAATCTCATTGTTGGCCATGGATTCGAAGATGCTCCTTGGGAAGACGTGGGTGATGAAGTCCTTCAGGTTGAGCGCCGCCGTCTTCAGGTTGGTGACGGTACCGGCATCCGGCAAGGGCACACCAACGGAGTCACCCGGTCGCAACAGATTGGCCATGGTCAGGCCGATAAGCAGAGAACACAGGGACGCGCTGACAAACCAGCCCAAGGCCTTGGCGCCGATGCGGCCCACGGCCTTGGCATCGCCCATGCCTGCCAGGCCAGCCACCAGGGTGCCAAACACCAGGGGGGCGATGATCATCTTGATCAGTCGCAGGAAGATGTCGGTGAAGATCGAGAAATAGCCAGCAATTTCCTTGGCGGCTGCAGCATCAGGTGCCAAGGCATGGCAAACGTAGCCGACAGCGATGCCGGCCAGCATGGCCACGATGATCCACGTTGTGAGCTTGTTCATTTTCATTGGAGGACTCCGTTACCGCCTTAAGGCGGCGTTTAAGATTAAAAAATCGTAGGCGCTCCTAATTAGCACGATCTGCGCCATCGGAGGCCTTATCGATTCCCGGGTCCAGTGCTCTGATTTGTATGGTTATTTTTATTTTCCGAGAAGCCAGCGCGACGGGTTCCCGTATCTGTCGGCGTGCCAGCATTCGGTTATCCGAACTATCCTTGATCAATTTCATCTTTGAACTGGACGAGACTCTGTAGATTCCCCCCTGGCTCAGTTTTGCGCTGAGTTTGTCGGGAATTGGTTCGCCAACTTGCCTGTACATTCGTCTTGACGTGTATTTTGGGCAACCCTGCTCGCTGTATGAGAGCTATCCACAAAATCTGTTGTCTAGGCTGGGGATAAGAGCCGTAACTGTCAATTTGGGTTCGCACCGTCCCCCAAACGTGGGAGACGAAGTTGCTTCGGTTTGTTGGGTCAGTAAGAATGCTGCCGGCTTGGGCTAGATTCGTGTCGAATTAGCTCCTCAACCTGGGCTCGAACCTGGGGGTATGGGGCGACGATGTTGTGAATGATTGGCGAAGGCCGCATTCAGCCCGCCACGACTGGGCCACCCGTGAAGAATCAATTGAGCTTCCAGAAAGCTGCCTGGCGTGACCGTCGACAAACGCTGCACACCTGTCCCTCACCAGAATTAAGGCCTGCCACGTGAACCGGGGGCGCTTCCCGCAGAGGTTGGGGCGTGGGTCCCCTCCGATTTAGTTACGACATAACTTGCAAGCAAGTTAGTCTCCTCTGAAACTTCGTTTTCTGGGCATTTGACAGCATGAGGCGGGGCCCACGCCCCAACTTCTGCCATCCGATCAGTGCCGGCTGCCTACCGGCCGGATGGTGAGCGTGCCAATATTTGGGCCTATTGAAAAACGCCCTCTTCATGCCAAGATACAGGTCTGTTGAACTCTTACTCGTGGGGACGGTCTTTTGCCAGCTCTCATTATTTCCGCGCTGGCGCTGCTCTTTGTTCTCTGGCTGCTCGGCGAGCCCTATCTGACCGAGCGCAAGCGCCAGAGAATTCGCGCCCAGCCCTTCCCCGCCGCCTGGCGCGAGATATTGAAGCGCCGCGTGCCCTATGTGCGCGCACTGCCCGCCGACCTGCAACTCCAGCTCAAGCGCCACATCCAGGTGTTTGTCGCCGAGAAGACCTTCATCGGCTGCGCTGGCCTGGAAATCACCGACGAAATGCGCGTCACGATTGCAGCCCAAGCCTGCCTGCTGATCCTCAATCGGCCCGGCGACTACTACCCCAATCTGCGCCAAATCCTGGTCTACCCCGGCAGCTTCGTGGTCCATCAGGCGCACACGGACGACAGCGGTGTGGCTCACCAGGGGCGCCAGATCCTGTCCGGCGAATCCTGGTCCGAGGGCCAGGTGATCCTGTCGTGGCAGGACACGCTTGCAGGGGCCGCTACGCCCACCGATGGCCAAAACGTGGCGATCCATGAATTTGCCCATCAGCTGGATCAGGAAACCGGCCCCGCCAATGGCGCACCGCTACTGGCGCGGCGCGCGCACTACGCGCGTTGGTCGCAGGTGCTGGGGGCCGAGTTCGACGCGCTGAGAACCCGGGCCTCACCCGACGAGGCCTCCTTGTTCAGCGACTATGGCGCCACCGACCCGGCGGAATTTTTCGCCGTGATCTCGGAGGTGTTCTTCGAGCAGCCGCAGCGCATGGCAGAGGAACACCCGGCGCTGTACCACGAACTGGCCCAGTTTTACCGCCTGGACCCGCTGAGCTGGTAAGGCGGCAGGCACGGTTAACATGCCGCCATGATTCACGCTAAAAAACCTGTTCCCCCAGCCCCGCGCGAGGGTGAGCGCCTGGCCAAGCGCGTCGCTGAAATGGTGCCCTGCTCGCGCCGCGAGGCAGAACAGTACATTGAAGGCGGCTGGGTCAGCGTGAACGGGCAAGTGGTGGAAGAGCCCATGTTCCGGGTCTCTGACCAGCGGGTCGAGGTCGACCCCGACGCCAGCCTGCTGGAGCTCAGCGCCGTCACCCTGCTGCTGCACAAGCCGCCCGGGTTCGATGCCATGGCCGCGCCAGGCCAGGCCAATCGTCACGTCAAATCGGCGCAGCAATTGCTCAGCGCCGCCACGCACGCCACCGATGACGCGTCGGGCGTGCGACTGCTCAAGCGCCACTTTGCCAAGCTCACGGCCTGCGTGCCGCTGGAGACCGCCGCCAGCGGCCTGGTGGTGTTCACCCAGGACTGGCGCGTGCTGCGCAAACTCACCGAAGACGCTCAATTGATGGAGCAGGAAGTGATTGTGGAGGTGGCGGGCGAGGTGCCAGCGCAGAGCCTGCAGCGCATCAACCAGGGGCTGGCGGTGGACGGCCAGCCCCTGCCAGCGGTCAAAGTCAGTCTCAACAGCACCGGCGAGACCTCATCGAAGCTGCGTTTTGCCCTCAAGGGCTCCCACCCGGGCCTGATCGCCTACCTGTGCGAGCGTTTGGGGCTGCAGATTGTGAGCATGAAGCGCCTGCGCATCGGGCGGGTATCGATGACACAGTTGCCCCTGGGGCAATGGCGCTACCTGCAGGCGCATGAGCGGTTCTAGACGGCGCTGAACAGCCGATCGCGCGCCGCGTCGGTGATGGCCAGCACACACGGGTGCGTGATGCGCCGCTCCACCGACACCGCAAAAAATTCCTCCACCAGTTCATCGCTGCGGCCGATCACATCGACACCAAACTGTGCCACCGTCTCGGCTTCCAGCACCGTGGGCGCCATGAAAACGCCGCGCCCCTCGCGTCCGAACGCTTTCAGCAGTGCGGCGTCATCAAACTCGCCAATCACCTGCGGGTGAATCTGGTGCCGGGTCAACCAGCCCTCCAGTTGCTGGCGGACCGACGCCGAGCCGCCCTGGATCAACATCGGCATGTCATTCAGGCATTTTGGAAATAGGCCTTGCAGCCGGGACTTGAGCGTTGGCGCGCAGAAAAAACTCATGCTGCTGCTGCCCAGCGGGTGGCTGAAGGCCTTGACGCTGATGCGCCGGGGCAGCGGTTCGTCGGCGATCACCAGATCCAGGCGGTGCAAGGCCAATTGCGCCAGCAGATCAGGAAACTTGCCTTCGCTGCAAATGAGCTTGACCGGCTCCTTCACCAGCAGGGCGGGCTCCAGCAGACGGTAAACCACCGACTTGGCGACCGAATCAGCCACCCCAACCCGGAAGTCCAGCACCCGCCGCCCGCCGCGGGCCTGGCGCACGGCGGCCTCCAGTTCAGCGCCCAGCGTGAATATCTGCTCGGCATAGTCCAGCGCCAGCCGACCGTCCTCGGTCAACTCCAACTGGCGACCGCTTTTGCGAAAAAGTTTGCGCCCGAGCCACTCTTCGAGCAGCTTGATCTGGCCGGACAGGGTTTGCGGCGTCGTGTGCAGTTGCTCACCCGCGCGCATGATGCCGCCGGCCTTGGCCGTAACCCAGAAATAGTACAAGTGCTTGAAATTCATTCATTCGTCTCCAGCTTTAGCCATCGTCTTGCTCTGGCTGACACGGATCGCGTGTTCGCCATTTCGCGAACATTATTCGCTTTTTTCGAAGTTAAATTGTTACAAATACGAATTTACACGAAGTGATTGGAACTTTATAGTGTTGCTTGTGTCACACCATGTGATCGAAACAGGAGAATAACCATGCGACTCAGTACCAAAGGCCGATTTGCCGTCACAGCGATGATTGACGTGGCGCTACGCGAAAAATTGGGACCGGTTCCCCTGTCCGACATTGCGGTGCGGCAGCAGATTTCGCTCTCGTACCTGGAGCAAATGTTCAGCAAGCTGCGCCAGCACGGTTTGGTGGCCAGCACACGCGGACCCGGCGGTGGTTACGCGCTGGGGCAGCAGGCTGACCGCATCACAGTCGCTGACATCATTGGTGCCGTTGAAGACGAGACCGATCGCAGCACAAAAGACGCCGTTCGCCACGCGAAGACCGCCGCAAGCAGCGCGGGCAAGGACATGGCACAGGACCTGTGGGACAGCTTGAACACCAAAATGATGGACTACATGCAGTCGGTCACCTTGCGCAGTCTAGCGCTCGGGCAACTGGCCAAAGGGGTTCGGATTGAAGAAGAACCGGCACCCAACCGGGGGGTGTTCAAGAAGCCCAAACAGGAGTCTGTGCAGCGCAGTGTGCCCAACTCCGTCTTTGCACTGGGTCAGGCTATGCTGGCCCGGGGTTAACGCCCCGGGTTACCCCAGCACAGCGTCGGGAAAAAGTGTGAAGCCCACCGATAAGCCGGATTCTGTGCAGGATGGTTGCCCACCCTGTGACTGCCATTAATCTGGGCGGTTGGTCACCCAACCGCTCGGTGCTACCTACCCGCCAGCTCTGGGGGCCCCATCAACGCTGGCCTACTTGGTATTGCTGCGCGTAGAGATTGCCCGTTTCACCCGAACTTAATCGGCTCGTCTCTGTTGCTCTGATCCTCACCTTATAACGCGCACTTGCGTGCACGCATTTCAGTGGACAGCCGTTAGCTGCTACGCTGCCCTATGCAGTCCGGACGTTCCTCCAGTGCGGTGTTTCCACCCGACGCTTGCGCGTCGTCCTTGCGGCTTGCACCAGCGGCAGTCTGGCGGGCTTCACGCTCGTATTATCGCGGTTGAGCGTGGCTTACAGCCCTGGCTTCTAAACTTATACCCAAAACAATTGATCAAGTGGTTCAAAATAACTGTTCAATCATTTTTTGAGGAGCCGCCCCATGAAAGCCGACAACATCCTGCAAACCATTGGCAACACGCCGCACGTGCGTATCAACCGCCTGTTTGGCAACAGCCACAACGTGTGGATCAAGTCCGAGCGCAGCAACCCCGGTGGTTCGATCAAGGATCGTATTGCGCTGGCGATGGTGGAATCAGCTGAAAAGAGCGGAGAACTCAAGCCCGGGGCCACCATCATCGAACCCACCTCTGGCAACACCGGTGTGGGCTTGGCGCTGGTTGCCGCCGTCAAGGGCTACCCGCTGATTCTGGTGATGCCTGACAGCATGAGCATTGAGCGCCGTCGCCTGATGCTGGCCTATGGGGCATCGTTTGACCTCACGCCGCGTGAAAAAGGCATGAAAGGCGCGATTGCCCGCGCGCAAGAGTTGGTGGCGGCCACGCCCGGCAGCTGGATGCCGCAACAATTTGAGAACCCGGCCAACATCGACGCGCATGTGCGCACCACGGCGCAAGAAATTCTGGCCGACTTCCCCGATGGCATCGACGTGTTGATCACCGGTGTCGGCACCGGCGGCCACCTCACCGGCGTGGCGCAGGTATTGAAAGCCAAATGGCCTAACTTGAAGGTATATGCGGTGGAGCCTGTGGCATCCCCGGTGATCTCGGGCGGTGCGCCGGGACCCCACCCGATTCAAGGCATTGGCGCGGGCTTCATCCCGAAAAACCTGCACACCGACTTGCTCGACGGCGTGATCCAGGTCGATGCCGAACCGGCGCGCGAATACGCCCGTCGCAGTGCGCGTGAAGAAGGCCTGCTGGTGGGTATTTCCAGTGGCG contains these protein-coding regions:
- a CDS encoding dicarboxylate/amino acid:cation symporter, which produces MKMNKLTTWIIVAMLAGIAVGYVCHALAPDAAAAKEIAGYFSIFTDIFLRLIKMIIAPLVFGTLVAGLAGMGDAKAVGRIGAKALGWFVSASLCSLLIGLTMANLLRPGDSVGVPLPDAGTVTNLKTAALNLKDFITHVFPRSIFESMANNEILQILIFALFFGVALGKLQDRNAKSLLKTTEEMVHVMLQVTDYVMRFAPIGVFAAVAAVITTQGLGILLVYGRYMGSFYLALATLWLVVISAGYFVLGKDVFRLLKLVRGPMLLGFSTASSESAYPKLMEQLEKFGVKDRVTGFVLPLGYSFNLDGSMMYTTFAALFISQAYNIPMSLGQQVTMLLVLMVSSKGIAGVPRASLVVVAAVLPMFGLPEAGLLLVLGVDHFLDMGRTVTNILGNAIATAVVAKWENAIDPVSDELAESEEVLPLPQDIDIAVA
- the cysK gene encoding cysteine synthase A produces the protein MKADNILQTIGNTPHVRINRLFGNSHNVWIKSERSNPGGSIKDRIALAMVESAEKSGELKPGATIIEPTSGNTGVGLALVAAVKGYPLILVMPDSMSIERRRLMLAYGASFDLTPREKGMKGAIARAQELVAATPGSWMPQQFENPANIDAHVRTTAQEILADFPDGIDVLITGVGTGGHLTGVAQVLKAKWPNLKVYAVEPVASPVISGGAPGPHPIQGIGAGFIPKNLHTDLLDGVIQVDAEPAREYARRSAREEGLLVGISSGATLAAIAQKLPGLPAGATVLGFNYDTGERYLSVEGFLPA
- a CDS encoding RNA pseudouridine synthase, giving the protein MIHAKKPVPPAPREGERLAKRVAEMVPCSRREAEQYIEGGWVSVNGQVVEEPMFRVSDQRVEVDPDASLLELSAVTLLLHKPPGFDAMAAPGQANRHVKSAQQLLSAATHATDDASGVRLLKRHFAKLTACVPLETAASGLVVFTQDWRVLRKLTEDAQLMEQEVIVEVAGEVPAQSLQRINQGLAVDGQPLPAVKVSLNSTGETSSKLRFALKGSHPGLIAYLCERLGLQIVSMKRLRIGRVSMTQLPLGQWRYLQAHERF
- the nhaR gene encoding transcriptional activator NhaR — protein: MNFKHLYYFWVTAKAGGIMRAGEQLHTTPQTLSGQIKLLEEWLGRKLFRKSGRQLELTEDGRLALDYAEQIFTLGAELEAAVRQARGGRRVLDFRVGVADSVAKSVVYRLLEPALLVKEPVKLICSEGKFPDLLAQLALHRLDLVIADEPLPRRISVKAFSHPLGSSSMSFFCAPTLKSRLQGLFPKCLNDMPMLIQGGSASVRQQLEGWLTRHQIHPQVIGEFDDAALLKAFGREGRGVFMAPTVLEAETVAQFGVDVIGRSDELVEEFFAVSVERRITHPCVLAITDAARDRLFSAV
- a CDS encoding sensor histidine kinase encodes the protein MSPHQTKLLSRVGLFLGFVTLIAGASLFAFRFSLAMGLAELQVTGRHRLDLYATSLEREIDKYAYFSTTLGLERDVLQMLAAPHPTRTAQVNQYLEQLNERAGTLSIYVLDSKGKVLATSNWRRPDSFLGEDLSFRPYFRQAMETGSGRIFGIGTTRGEPGYYLASSLTNGQGTVGVAVVKVGLQQLEKSWVTAEAPVLVADENGVVILASVRDWKFTTLTPLDEATRRAFDRTQQYNRRALNPLGVVEMTALEHGARLVSLPKLGPEMVSMFPVAGKFLAQTQPLPGSPWSITVFSLQEQVRGMAANRAAVAGVGAAFLCILTLMLNERRRHLKDRLAAREALQQAHDELERKVVERTADLSAANTRLQVEVAERTRAERTLRAAQDELVQAGKLAVIGQLSSGIAHELNQPLAALRTLSGNARKFLARGDQQTADSNLNRIADLVDRMGRLTGQLKSFARKSSGRPQVVPLRRAVDNALFLLEQRLRRAGVVACIDLSDEELQAWCDANRLEQVLVNLAGNALDAMEGQPAQALDITARRQGERILIQVRDRGPGLSAQARTHLFEPFFTTKEAGSGLGLGLTISAGIVADFGGSLSGDNHPEGGAIFTLDIPAAPGGPTT
- a CDS encoding Rrf2 family transcriptional regulator, yielding MRLSTKGRFAVTAMIDVALREKLGPVPLSDIAVRQQISLSYLEQMFSKLRQHGLVASTRGPGGGYALGQQADRITVADIIGAVEDETDRSTKDAVRHAKTAASSAGKDMAQDLWDSLNTKMMDYMQSVTLRSLALGQLAKGVRIEEEPAPNRGVFKKPKQESVQRSVPNSVFALGQAMLARG
- a CDS encoding zinc-dependent peptidase, yielding MPALIISALALLFVLWLLGEPYLTERKRQRIRAQPFPAAWREILKRRVPYVRALPADLQLQLKRHIQVFVAEKTFIGCAGLEITDEMRVTIAAQACLLILNRPGDYYPNLRQILVYPGSFVVHQAHTDDSGVAHQGRQILSGESWSEGQVILSWQDTLAGAATPTDGQNVAIHEFAHQLDQETGPANGAPLLARRAHYARWSQVLGAEFDALRTRASPDEASLFSDYGATDPAEFFAVISEVFFEQPQRMAEEHPALYHELAQFYRLDPLSW